One stretch of Miscanthus floridulus cultivar M001 chromosome 18, ASM1932011v1, whole genome shotgun sequence DNA includes these proteins:
- the LOC136523749 gene encoding uncharacterized protein, translated as MLFFLNIVHRFGVLNSIITDNDMQFTKKKFLRFYDDYHIHVDWAAVAHPCTNGLVERANNMVLQGLKPRIFHQLKKFGGRWVMELPAVLWSLSTTPSWATSYTPFFMVYGSKAIRPTDLDYGASRGRAYDEQGAEVSLEDAIDQLDEACDVALLRLAKYQ; from the coding sequence atgttgttcttcctcaacatcgtccatcgctttggggtcctgaactccatcatcacggacaatgatATGCAGTTCACCaaaaagaagttcctccgattctatgACGATTATCACATCCATGTTGATTGGGCCGCCGTGGCACACCCCTGCACGAATGGGCTAGTCGAGCGCGCAaacaacatggtcctacaaggcctcaagcctaggatcttccaccagttgaaaaagtttggcggacgatgggtcatggagcttcctgcggtgctctggagcctgagcaCGACACCGAGctgggccaccagctacacaccattcttcatggtctatggttccaaggctatccgCCCAACTGACCTTGATTATGGAGCATCGAGGGGCAGggcatatgatgaacagggagccgaggtgtcccttgaggatgccatagaccagctagatgaagcatgcgatgttgccctcctccgcttggccaagtaccagtag